In one Bos mutus isolate GX-2022 chromosome 19, NWIPB_WYAK_1.1, whole genome shotgun sequence genomic region, the following are encoded:
- the LOC138992114 gene encoding keratin-associated protein 9-9-like, which translates to MTHSCCSPCCQPICRTTCCESSCCKPCCPPTCCQTTCCRTTCCKPTCVTTCCQPSCCSKPCCQPTCCESICCQPSCPPTCYQTSETTCCRTTCRKPTCVTTCCQPTCCVPSSCGQTFSGSSCGQSCCQPACCAPVYCHRICYHPTCCCLPGCQDQSCGSSCCQPCSHPVCCQTTCCRTTCCRPSCVSSCCQPSCC; encoded by the coding sequence ATGACCCACTCGTGCTGCTCCCCGTGCTGTCAGCCCATCTGCAGGACCACTTGCTGTGAGTCCAGCTGCTGCAAGCCCTGCTGCCCCCCAACTTGCTGTCAAACCACCTGCTGCAGGACCACCTGCTGCAAACCTACTTGTGTGACCACCTGCTGCCAGCCCAGCTGTTGCAGCAAACCCTGCTGTCAGCCCACCTGCTGTGAGTCCATCTGCTGCcagccctcctgccccccaaCTTGCTATCAAACTAGTGAAACCACCTGCTGTAGGACCACCTGCCGCAAGCCTACTTGTGTGACCACCTGCTGTCAGCccacctgctgtgtgcccagcAGCTGTGGACAAACCTTCAGTGGGTCTAGCTGTGGCCAGTCTTGCTGTCAGCCAGCTTGCTGTGCACCTGTGTACTGCCATAGAATCTGCTACCACCCCACGTGCTGCTGCCTGCCTGGGTGCCAAGACCAGAGCTGTGGATCCAGCTGCTGCCAGCCTTGCAGCCACCCTGTCTGCTGTCAGACCACCTGCTGCAGGACCACCTGCTGCCGCCCTAGCTGTGTGTCCAGCTGCTGTCAGCCTTCCTGTTGCTGA
- the LOC138992113 gene encoding keratin-associated protein 9-3-like isoform X2, translated as MTHSCCSPCCQPTCCETTCLKPTCVSSCCQPTCCEPSCCGSSCCQPCCLPICCQTTCCRTTCLKPICVTTCCQPTCCDCCQPTCCASSSAGQTCGGSNCCQPCCQPASCAPVYCHRTCYHPTCLCLPGCQDQSCGSSCCQPCSRPVCCQTTCCRTTCCRPSCVSSCCQPSCC; from the exons ATGACTCACTCTTGCTGCTCCCCGTGCTGCCAGCCCACCTGCTGTGA GACCACCTGCCTCAAGCCTACTTGTGTGAGCAGCTGCTGCCAGCCCACCTGCTGTGAGCCCAGCTGCT GTGGGTCCAGCTGCTGTCAGCCTTGCTGCCTCCCTATCTGCTGTCAGACCACCTGCTGCAGGACCACCTGCCTCAAGCCTATTTGTGTGACCACCTGCTGCCAGCCCACCTGCTGTGA CTGCTGTCAGCCCACCTGCTGTGCATCCAGCAGCGCTGGACAAACCTGCGGTGGTTCTAACTGCTGTCAGCCTTGCTGCCAGCCAGCCTCCTGTGCACCCGTGTACTGCCATAGGACCTGCTACCACCCCACGTGCCTCTGCCTGCCTGGGTGCCAAGACCAGAGCTGTGGATCCAGCTGCTGCCAGCCTTGCAGCCGCCCTGTCTGCTGTCAGACCACCTGCTGTAGGACCACCTGCTGCCGCCCTAGCTGTGTGTCCAGCTGCTGCCAGCCTTCCTGCTGCTGA
- the LOC138992113 gene encoding keratin-associated protein 9-3-like isoform X3 — protein MTHSCCSPCCQPTCCETTCLKPTCVSSCCQPTCCEPSCCGSSCCQPCCLPICCQTTCCRTTCLKPICVTTCCQPTCCESSCCQPSCPQTCCQITETTCCKPTCVTSSSCAPVYCHRTCYHPTCLCLPGCQDQSCGSSCCQPCSRPVCCQTTCCRTTCCRPSCVSSCCQPSCC, from the exons ATGACTCACTCTTGCTGCTCCCCGTGCTGCCAGCCCACCTGCTGTGA GACCACCTGCCTCAAGCCTACTTGTGTGAGCAGCTGCTGCCAGCCCACCTGCTGTGAGCCCAGCTGCT GTGGGTCCAGCTGCTGTCAGCCTTGCTGCCTCCCTATCTGCTGTCAGACCACCTGCTGCAGGACCACCTGCCTCAAGCCTATTTGTGTGACCACCTGCTGCCAGCCCACCTGCTGTGAGTCCAGCTGCTGTcagccctcctgcccccaaacttGCTGTCAAATCACTGAAACCACCTGCTGCAAGCCTACTTGTGTGACCAGCT CCTCCTGTGCACCCGTGTACTGCCATAGGACCTGCTACCACCCCACGTGCCTCTGCCTGCCTGGGTGCCAAGACCAGAGCTGTGGATCCAGCTGCTGCCAGCCTTGCAGCCGCCCTGTCTGCTGTCAGACCACCTGCTGTAGGACCACCTGCTGCCGCCCTAGCTGTGTGTCCAGCTGCTGCCAGCCTTCCTGCTGCTGA
- the LOC138992113 gene encoding keratin-associated protein 9-3-like isoform X1, with the protein MTHSCCSPCCQPTCCETTCLKPTCVSSCCQPTCCEPSCCGSSCCQPCCLPICCQTTCCRTTCLKPICVTTCCQPTCCESSCCQPSCPQTCCQITETTCCKPTCVTSCCQPTCCASSSAGQTCGGSNCCQPCCQPASCAPVYCHRTCYHPTCLCLPGCQDQSCGSSCCQPCSRPVCCQTTCCRTTCCRPSCVSSCCQPSCC; encoded by the exons ATGACTCACTCTTGCTGCTCCCCGTGCTGCCAGCCCACCTGCTGTGA GACCACCTGCCTCAAGCCTACTTGTGTGAGCAGCTGCTGCCAGCCCACCTGCTGTGAGCCCAGCTGCT GTGGGTCCAGCTGCTGTCAGCCTTGCTGCCTCCCTATCTGCTGTCAGACCACCTGCTGCAGGACCACCTGCCTCAAGCCTATTTGTGTGACCACCTGCTGCCAGCCCACCTGCTGTGAGTCCAGCTGCTGTcagccctcctgcccccaaacttGCTGTCAAATCACTGAAACCACCTGCTGCAAGCCTACTTGTGTGACCAGCTGCTGTCAGCCCACCTGCTGTGCATCCAGCAGCGCTGGACAAACCTGCGGTGGTTCTAACTGCTGTCAGCCTTGCTGCCAGCCAGCCTCCTGTGCACCCGTGTACTGCCATAGGACCTGCTACCACCCCACGTGCCTCTGCCTGCCTGGGTGCCAAGACCAGAGCTGTGGATCCAGCTGCTGCCAGCCTTGCAGCCGCCCTGTCTGCTGTCAGACCACCTGCTGTAGGACCACCTGCTGCCGCCCTAGCTGTGTGTCCAGCTGCTGCCAGCCTTCCTGCTGCTGA